CTTATCATTGCCATTACCGCCAAGGAGAGTATCATTACCCGCATCACCGACTAGCTTATCTTTGCCGTTACCACCATCGAGGCAATCGTTACCCGCACCACCGACTAGCTTATCATTGCCATTACCGCCAAGGAGAGTATCATTACCCGCACCACCGACTAGCTTATCTTTGCCATTACCGCCAAGGAGAGTATCATTACCCGCACCACCGACTAGCTTATCATTGCCGTTACCGCCTTCAATTTGGTCTGCACCATCTGTACCAACAAGGTTGTCAGAATCATTCGTACCAGTAATGATATTAGTGGTAGTTGAATCATCAACAATTAACTTAAATAGTTCCCTGCCATTTTCACCATCATTAGCCGTAAAAAACAGCTGGTCGTTAAACTCGGTCAAGTTAGAGGGATAAGAACCATTACTACCAGGGCGAATATCTTCAACTAATTGAGTACCCTCAGTTGTGCCGTCGCTGACCCAGAGTTCGCCGCCATTTTCACCATCTACAGCCTGAAATACAGCTGGTCGTTAAACTCGGTCAAGTCTCCAGGATAAGAACCATCACTACCAGGATTGATATCTTTAACTAATTGAGTCCCCTCAGTTGTACCGTCGCTGACCCATAGCTCGTAGCCATTTTCACCATCGTCAGCGGTGAAATATAGCTGGTCGTTAAACTCGGTAAAGTCAGAGGGATAAGAACTATCACTACCAGGATTGATATCTTTAACTAATTGAGTCCCCTCAGTTGTGCCGTCGCTGACCCAGAGTTCCCTACCATTTTCACCATCTACAGCCGTGAAATACAGCTGGTCGTTAAACTCGGTAAAGTTATTAGGATAAGAATTACCACTACCAGGATTGATATCTTTAACTAATTGAGTACCATCGGTTGTGCCGTCGCTTACCCAAAGTTCTCTGCCATTTTTACCATCTCTAGCCGTGAAATACAGCTGGTCGTTAAACTCGGTCAAGTCAAAAGGATAAGAACTATTAGCACTACCATAATTATTACTACCAGGATTGATATCTTTAACTAATTGAGTCCCCTCAGTTGTGCCGTCGCTGACCCAGAGTTCGCCGCCATTTTCACCATCTTTAGCCGAGAAATACAGCTGGTCGTTAAACTCGGTCAAGTAACCGGGATAAGAACCATTAAAACCAGGATAAATATCTTCAACTAATTGAGTACCCTCAGTTGTGCCGTCGCTGACCCAGAGTTCGCCGCCATTTTCACCATCTACAGCCGTGAAATACAGCTGGTCGTTAAACTCGGTAAAGTTATTAGGAAAAGATCCATCACTACCAGGGCGAATATCTTTAACTAATTGAGTACCCTCAGTTGTGCCGTCGCTGACCCAGAGTTCGCCGCCATTTTCACCATCTACAGCCGTGAAATACAGCTGGTCGTTAAACTCGGTCAAATACCTAGGAGAAGGAGCACCATAATACCCAGGAGAAGGACCACCATAAGAATTACCACTACCAGGCAAAATATCTTTAACTAATTGAGTACCCTCAGTTGTGCCGTCGCTGACCCAGAGTTCGCCGCCATTTTCACCATCGTCTGCCGTAAAATACAGCTGGTCGTTAAACTTGGTCAAGTCCCTGGGATAAGAATCATCACTACCAGGAAAAATATCTTTAACTAGTACAACTTGACTTGAATTGTTTTCCATCGATCTAATCTATGCCTCTGCGATATGTGTAACTGTTAACTGTTTGAGTTGTATCAAATAAGCTCATCAAAACGATAAGTCTTTCTCGCCAAGAACAGTTGTTTTGATTTAAATTTTCTTCGCCCTGTTCGCTTAAGGAGTCGAGATTATGTATGTGTGATGTCCAAATCTGAGGGAGTTTACAAGTAAATTGTCACAACTTCTTTTAAAGCCATTTTTAGGCTGAATTCCCCTCAAAATTGATACATTATTTGTTTATAATTATCATCTTTTTGTCACGCGATCGCTTATATTAGTAGAAAAATTTACTTTGCTTTTGTAATGTTCAAGTGGGGTAAATAGCAAAGAGTCGAAAACGTATTCTTGCTTCGTGATGGCAATGGCGAATTTACACGCAAGATGGAAATGTTGATAGACAAAAGCAATCTTGGTTTTGGTATGCGTTCTTGGCGTTATTCTATGCTAGTTAAAGTTATGAAAACTAATATTGGAAGTATTGTCTTTAGCCGTAACCACCCCTAATTTCCCTGCTTGATAGGTAAAAAAAAAGAGAGTGATTCCCAAATGATTAAGGATGCTAGCTAGATTATTGCTGTATTCATAACGCACCTCTGGCAGCTTCTCTTCTTGAGCATTAGAGTTAGCTTCATTTTCAATTTGAACCATTGGTAGTTAAAAAATTATAATAAAATCAAAAATTAATTAGCCTTAAATGATTGAGGAAGTTTAGCAGATTTAAACCTCCTCAAATAAATCATTAGATTAGGTCAAAATCAGCAGCCGTTAGTTGTTCGGTATCGACCCCAGTAAAAGTTGCCAAGACTTGATCACCAACTTTTAGCGTATTTCCAGTCAGAGTTAAGTCATTGAACTCTAAACCAGCCGAACCAAGTCGCTCCGAAAAATATACGGTTACGGAATCACTTCCTAATTTAAAATCGGTAATACTATCTTTCCCTTCACCACATCTCAGCACAAAGATATCTTCGCCAGCACCTCCAGTCAAGATATCTTTACCCTTACCGCCATCTAGGAGATCGTTACCAGCACCTCCAGTCAAGATATCTTTACCATTACCGCCAAGGAGAGTATCATTTCCAGCACATCCAGTCAAAATATCTTTACCGTTACCTCCATCTAAGAGATCGTTGCCAGCACCTCCAGTTAAGATATCTTTGCCATTACCGCCAAGGAGAGTATCATTTCCCCCACTGCCGTCTAAAGTATCCTTACCGTTACCGCCTTCAATTTGGTCTGCACCATCTGTACCAACAAGGTTGTCAGAGCCATTCGTACCAGTAATGATATTAGTAGTAGTTGAATCATCAACAACTAGCTTAAATAGTTCCCTGCCATTTTCACCATCGTCAGCACTAAAATACAGCTGGTCGTTAAACTCTCTCAAGTCTAAGGGACCAAAACCGTTACTACCAGGATTAATATCTTCAACTAATTGAGTACCTTCTGTTGTGCCGTCGCTGACCCATAGCTCGTAGCCATTTTCACCATCTCTAGCCGTAAAATACAGCTTATCGTTAAACTCTCTCAAGTTATTGGGATAAGAACTGTTACTACCAGGATTAATATCTGCAACTAATTGAGTACCCTCTGCTGTACCGTCGCTGACCCATAGCTCGTAGCCATTTTCACCATCGTCAGCGGTGAAATATAGCTGGTTGTTAAACTCGGTAAAGTCAGAGGGAAAAGAACTATCACTACCAGGATTAATATCTGCAACTAATTGAGTACCTTCTGTTGTGCCATCGCTGACCCATAACTCTTTGCCATTTTCACCATCGTCAGCGGTGAAATATAGCTGGTTGTTAAACTCGGTCACCTTAGACGGATTAGAACCATCACTACCAGGATTAATATCTTTAACTAATTGAGTACCCTCTGCTGTGCCATCGCTGACCCAGAGTTCTGCGCCATTTTCACCATCTCTAGCCGTAAAATACAGCTGGTTGTTGAACTCGGTTAAGTAGCTGGGAAAAGAATCACCATAAGGACCACTACCAGGATTAATATCTTTAACTAATTGAGTACCCTCTGCTGTGCCGTCGCTGACCCATAGCTCGTCGCCATTTTCACCATCATCAGCCGTAAAATATAGCTGGTTGTTGAACTCGGTTAAGTTACCGGGATAAGAATACTTAGGATAACCGTAAGCAGTACTATATTCATAATAACCAAAAGGACCACGACCAGGATAAATATCTTTAACTAATTGAGTACCTTCGGTTGTGCCATCGCTGACCCAGAGTTCGTTGCCATTTTTTTCATCGAAAGCCGTGAAATACAGCTGGTCGTTTGACTCGGTAAAGTTATCAGGACCAGAACTGTTACTACCAGGATTAATATCTTTAACCAATTGAGTACCATCGCTTGTGCCGTCGCTGACCCAGAGTTCTGCGCCATTTTCACCATCGAAAGGCGTAAAATATAACTTGTTGTTAAACTCGCTCAAGTCATAAGGAGAAGAACCAATACTACCAGGAAAAACATCTTTAACTAATTGAGTCCCAGTAGCTGTGCCGTCGCTGACCCAGAGTTCTCTGCCATTTTCACCATCGTTTGCCGAAAAATACAGCTGGTTGTTAAACTCGGTCAAGTTCCTGGGATAAGAACTATTAGCACTACCGTAATCACCAATACCAGGATAAATATCTTTAACTAGTACAACTTGACTTGAATTGTTTTCCATCGATCTAATCTATGCCTCTGCGATATGTATAGTTGTTAACTGTTTGAGTTGTATCAAATAAGCTCATCGAAACGATAAGTCTTTCCCGCCAAGAACAGTTGTTTTAATTTAAATTTTCTTTACCCTGTTCGGTTAACAAGTCGAGATTATGTATATGTGATGTCCAAATCTGAGGGAATTTATCAGCAAATTGTCATAACTTCTTTTGAAACCATTTTTAGGCTAAATTTCGCTCAAAACTAATACATTACTTATTTATAATTATCATATTTTTGTCACGAGATCGCTCATATTAGTAGAAAAATTTACTTGACAACTCATAGTCGTTATGAGTATGATTTATTTATAAGAAATTTAAACTCACAATTAGGAGCAAGTTAAACAATGAGAGATACAGTACCAAGCGTAATCTTCAAAACTAGAGTTCGTGATGAATCCGTTGAAGGATCAAATCCTTTCCGCTGGCAAGATGTAAACACAGAAGAGATTTTCAAAGGTAAAAAAGTAATTGTATTTTCTCTTCCTGGTGCATTCACTCCTACCTGTTCTTCGACTCATTTACCTGGATACGAAAAGTACTACGATGAATTTAAGTCATTGGGTGTAGATCAAATTGTCTGTATTTCAGTTAATGATGCTTTTGTAATGTTCCAGTGGGGTAAACAGCAAGGAGTCGAAAACGTATTCTTGCTTCCTGATGGCAATGGCGAATTTACGCGCAAGATGGGAATGTTGGTTAGTAAAGATAATCTTGGCTTTGGTTCGCGTTCCTGGCGTTATTCTATGATAGTTAACGACATGAAACTTGAAAAAATCTTTATCGAACCAGATTTTGGTGATAACTGTCCTACTGACCCCTTTGAAGTTTCTGATGCCGATACTATGTTGGCGTATCTCAAGGGAGAAAAAAATTAGCCTAATCAAGGTAGGAACATTTAAATATTATGTTCCTACTCACAAAAAAACATGGGAACAATATATCTCGGTACTATAGCTAGCTTACTAGCAGGTTTAGCCACTGCCGTCGGCGCACTACCCATCTTATTTACTGCCAACATAAGCAAGAAATCGCAAGGAGTTATGTTGGGACTTGGTGGGGGTGTAATGCTAGCTGCAACCGCATTTTCTTTGATTATCCCAGGACAAGAAGCTGCCGTAGATTTAGGTTATTCTCGGACAAATTCTGCTTTAATCGTCAGTGTCGGCATGGCTTTAGGTGCTATTTTGCTGTTGTTAATGCACAATTACTTTCCCCACGAACATTTTAATAAAGGTGCAGAAGGAAAGATTACCGAGAACTTTGAACGTATTTGGTTATTTGTAATTGCGATTACAATACACAACTTTCCTGAAGGTTTAGCGGTTGGTGTTGGCTTTGGTGATGGAAGTATTAGTCATGGACTACCTCTAGCATTGGGTATTGCTTTACAAAATATGCCCGAAGGTTTGATAGTTGCTTTAGCATTAAGAGAGTTAGATTATTCCATCAAGTATGCTTTAGGAATTTCTTTGCTAACTGGCTTAGTTGAGCCTATTGGAGGTTTTGTTGGGGCAAGCATCGTCAATTTTGGACAAGCTTTTTTACCTTGGGGAATGGCGATCGCAGCAGGTTCAATGCTATTTGTAATTGTTGATGAGATTATTCCCGAAATAGATAGAGAAAGCAATGCCCAAGAAGGCACGCTAGGAGTTATGACTGGTTTTGTGGCAATGATGTTTTTAGATATTGCCTTTGGGTGAATCAATAAACAATTATCAATTATCAGTAACAATTGCTTAAATCTTAAAGGCTGAATTTTTTAAACTTAGTAAACGTCAAGGAGAACTAAATTATGATTTCTACTATTTCTCAAGAAAAGCTATACACTACTCGGATCGATTTATCAGAAGATGTTCGAGTTAAAGTAATCGAGACTTTGAATCAAACTCTCGCGGCAACACTAGACCTAAAAACCCAGACTAAACAGGCGCACTGGAACGTTAAGGGGATGGATTTCTATCAGCTACACCTACTGTTTGATGAAATGGCAGGGGAATTAGAAGAATATGTTGATATGGTTGCCGAGAGAGTCACTGCTTTAGGTGGTGTGGCTATGGGAACAGCCCGTATTGCTGCTAGCGATTCTATTTTGCCTGAATATGACTTAAATGCGGTTACAGGAATTGAACACGTAACGGCTTTAGCCGATCGCTTTAGTGCTTATGCTAAACACGTCCGTGAAGCAATTGATAGTACCGATAAATTAGGCGATCTTGATACAGCAGATTTATATACTGAAATTTCTCGC
This DNA window, taken from Pleurocapsa sp. FMAR1, encodes the following:
- a CDS encoding ZIP family metal transporter; this encodes MGTIYLGTIASLLAGLATAVGALPILFTANISKKSQGVMLGLGGGVMLAATAFSLIIPGQEAAVDLGYSRTNSALIVSVGMALGAILLLLMHNYFPHEHFNKGAEGKITENFERIWLFVIAITIHNFPEGLAVGVGFGDGSISHGLPLALGIALQNMPEGLIVALALRELDYSIKYALGISLLTGLVEPIGGFVGASIVNFGQAFLPWGMAIAAGSMLFVIVDEIIPEIDRESNAQEGTLGVMTGFVAMMFLDIAFG
- a CDS encoding calcium-binding protein; protein product: MTEFNDQLFFTANDGENGRELFKLIVDDSTTTNIITGTNDSDNLVGTDGADQIEGGNGNDKLVGGAGNDTLLGGNGKDKLVGGAGNDTLLGGNGNDKLVGGAGNDCLDGGNGKDKLVGDAGNDTLLGGNGNDKLVGGAGNDCLDGGNGKDILLGGNGNDIFILAGDRPKDTILDFDLKSDRLSLLGSLELDDLTFSGNTIQAGEEILATLNGVNTEDLTPDNFL
- the dps gene encoding DNA starvation/stationary phase protection protein Dps, with translation MISTISQEKLYTTRIDLSEDVRVKVIETLNQTLAATLDLKTQTKQAHWNVKGMDFYQLHLLFDEMAGELEEYVDMVAERVTALGGVAMGTARIAASDSILPEYDLNAVTGIEHVTALADRFSAYAKHVREAIDSTDKLGDLDTADLYTEISRTIDKRLWFLEAHLV
- a CDS encoding ELWxxDGT repeat protein, which codes for MENNSSQVVLVKDIYPGIGDYGSANSSYPRNLTEFNNQLYFSANDGENGRELWVSDGTATGTQLVKDVFPGSIGSSPYDLSEFNNKLYFTPFDGENGAELWVSDGTSDGTQLVKDINPGSNSSGPDNFTESNDQLYFTAFDEKNGNELWVSDGTTEGTQLVKDIYPGRGPFGYYEYSTAYGYPKYSYPGNLTEFNNQLYFTADDGENGDELWVSDGTAEGTQLVKDINPGSGPYGDSFPSYLTEFNNQLYFTARDGENGAELWVSDGTAEGTQLVKDINPGSDGSNPSKVTEFNNQLYFTADDGENGKELWVSDGTTEGTQLVADINPGSDSSFPSDFTEFNNQLYFTADDGENGYELWVSDGTAEGTQLVADINPGSNSSYPNNLREFNDKLYFTARDGENGYELWVSDGTTEGTQLVEDINPGSNGFGPLDLREFNDQLYFSADDGENGRELFKLVVDDSTTTNIITGTNGSDNLVGTDGADQIEGGNGKDTLDGSGGNDTLLGGNGKDILTGGAGNDLLDGGNGKDILTGCAGNDTLLGGNGKDILTGGAGNDLLDGGKGKDILTGGAGEDIFVLRCGEGKDSITDFKLGSDSVTVYFSERLGSAGLEFNDLTLTGNTLKVGDQVLATFTGVDTEQLTAADFDLI
- a CDS encoding peroxiredoxin, encoding MRDTVPSVIFKTRVRDESVEGSNPFRWQDVNTEEIFKGKKVIVFSLPGAFTPTCSSTHLPGYEKYYDEFKSLGVDQIVCISVNDAFVMFQWGKQQGVENVFLLPDGNGEFTRKMGMLVSKDNLGFGSRSWRYSMIVNDMKLEKIFIEPDFGDNCPTDPFEVSDADTMLAYLKGEKN
- a CDS encoding ELWxxDGT repeat protein, whose product is MENNSSQVVLVKDIFPGSDDSYPRDLTKFNDQLYFTADDGENGGELWVSDGTTEGTQLVKDILPGSGNSYGGPSPGYYGAPSPRYLTEFNDQLYFTAVDGENGGELWVSDGTTEGTQLVKDIRPGSDGSFPNNFTEFNDQLYFTAVDGENGGELWVSDGTTEGTQLVEDIYPGFNGSYPGYLTEFNDQLYFSAKDGENGGELWVSDGTTEGTQLVKDINPGSNNYGSANSSYPFDLTEFNDQLYFTARDGKNGRELWVSDGTTDGTQLVKDINPGSGNSYPNNFTEFNDQLYFTAVDGENGRELWVSDGTTEGTQLVKDINPGSDSSYPSDFTEFNDQLYFTADDGENGYELWVSDGTTEGTQLVKDINPGSDGSYPGDLTEFNDQLYFRL